One window from the genome of Elaeis guineensis isolate ETL-2024a chromosome 5, EG11, whole genome shotgun sequence encodes:
- the LOC105045403 gene encoding probable RNA-dependent RNA polymerase SHL2 has product MGSLGAQERDQKELVVSQVSFGGFDERVSAKDLTDFMEHEAGLIWRCRVKNSWTPPESYPNFNVLDVSDVLRKDDHPKVVPHAFVHFATPDAAKRAINAAGKCELILNGHPLRANSGIDSSFRINRRRTTDPFRFVDVGVEIGTLASRDEFLVAWKGPKLGVDFLIDPFDGCCRILFSKETAFAFKDIKEMAVIKCDFKVEFLVRDINEVKLFTDRYPHVMLFQLSSTPWVYYRTADDDIHVTASFSLLDDEDPWIRTTDFTPGGAISRSSSYRVSFSPRYGRILEKSLAYLRERRIAEHWPKRPLAVREEPEFGTLMPDPFFSVQYKEGISFSIMFLVDALVHKGIVNQHQLSEEFFALLRSQSDAVNEIALRHIWAYKTPIFDPRKRLKLVQDWLLKNPKLLKSSKLLDDSTEVRRLVITPTKAYCLPPEVELSNRVLRNYKKVADRFLRVTFMDEGMQPLNNNVLNYYVAPIVKELTSNSFPQKTTVFRRVRNILLDGFHLCGRRYSFLAFSSNQLRDRSAWFFAEDSNTSVMAIRNWMGKFANKNVAKCAARMGQCFSSTYATVDVPLDQFNPLLPDIERNGYVFSDGIGKIIPELAIEVAEKLQLTENPPSAYQIRYAGFKGVVAVWPADDDGVRLSLRPSMNKFESSHTMLEVVSWTRFQPGFLNRQIVTLLSSLNVADSVFESMQDSMIYKLNQMLVDTDVAFDVLTSSCAEQGNTAAIMLSAGFKPQMEPHLKAMLSCIRSAQLGDLLAKARIFVPKGRWLMGCLDELGVLEHGQCFIQSSIPSLENCFMKHGSRFSLLKKNRQVIVGTVAIAKNPCLHPGDIRILEAVDVPSLHHLVDCLVFPQKGDRPHANEASGSDLDGDLYFVTWDENLIPPSKKSWIPMDYTPAEPKLQPRAVTPRDIIDFFLKNMVNENLGVICNAHVVHADRSEYGALDENCLQLAELAATAVDFPKTGKLVTMPSGLKPKVYPDFMGKDDHMSYKSQKVLGRLYRNIKYAADNDVSTELPCTAEELPYDTDLDIPGASYYLADAWQNKCSYDGQLNALLAQYRVRSEGEVVTGHIWSLPKYNSRKQGELKERLKNAYSALHKEFRRIFEDMGPDFQQLTDDEKSVSYEQRASAWYQVTYHPRWIKRSGEIKEPDGDVVPARLSFAWVAADYLVRIKISSQDRQKFDNSRPIDTLACYLSERI; this is encoded by the exons ATGGGTTCGCTTGGGGCACAGGAGAGGGACCAGAAGGAGTTGGTCGTCAGCCAGGTCAGCTTCGGCGGCTTTGACGAAAGGGTCTCCGCGAAGGACCTCACCGATTTCATGGAGCACGAAGCTGGCTTGATATGGCGGTGTAGAGTGAAGAATTCCTGGACGCCGCCTGAATCCTACCCCAACTTTAACGTCCTCGACGTGTCCGACGTCCTGAGAAAGGATGACCATCCGAAGGTGGTTCCTCACGCTTTTGTTCACTTTGCCACTCCCGATGCTGCCAAGAGGGCGATCAATGCAGCTGGCAAGTGCGAGCTTATCTTGAATGGCCACCCTCTGAGGGCGAATTCCGGGATCGACAGCTCGTTCCGCATCAACCGGCGGCGGACAACGGATCCCTTTCGGTTCGTCGATGTCGGTGTTGAGATTGGAACACTGGCTAGCAGGGATGAATTCTTGGTGGCTTGGAAGGGACCGAAGTTGGGGGTCGATTTCCTTATTGATCCCTTCGATGGGTGCTGCAGGATTCTTTTCTCTAAAGAGACTGCATTCGCCTTCAAGGATATAAAAGAGATGGCAGTGATAAAATGTGATTTCAAGGTGGAATTCTTGGTGAGGGACATCAATGAGGTTAAGCTGTTTACAGATCGGTACCCCCATGTGATGCTTTTTCAGCTCTCGTCGACTCCATGGGTGTATTACAGAACTGCTGATGATGACATCCATGTGACTGCCTCGTTTAGTCTGTTGGATGATGAAGATCCATGGATCAGAACGACGGACTTCACTCCTGGTGGTGCAATTAGTAGGAGTTCTTCATATCGTGTTTCATTTTCTCCTCGCTATGGGCGTATATTGGAGAAATCCCTTGCATATCTGAGGGAGCGTAGGATAGCTGAACACTGGCCTAAACGCCCACTTGCAGTTCGAGAGGAGCCAGAATTCGGTACACTCATGCCGGACCCATTTTTCTCTGTTCAGTATAAGGAAGGCATCAGTTTTTCAATAATGTTCTTGGTAGATGCATTGGTGCATAAAGGAATTGTCAATCAGCACCAGCTCTCTGAAGAGTTCTTCGCCTTGTTGAGGAGCCAGAGTGATGCGGTAAATGAAATAGCACTGAGGCATATATGGGCTTACAAAACTCCTATATTTGATCCTCGCAAAAGGTTGAAGCTCGTCCAGGACTGGCTGCTAAAGAACCCTAAGCTTCTCAAGAGCTCCAAGCTTTTGGATGATAGCACTGAAGTGAGGAGGCTGGTTATAACACCAACAAAGGCATATTGTCTCCCCCCAGAGGTAGAACTTTCTAACAGGGTTCTTAGGAATTATAAAAAGGTTGCTGATAGGTTTCTGAGGGTGACTTTCATGGATGAGGGCATGCAGCCACTGAACAACAATGTTCTAAATTATTATGTTGCTCCAATTGTCAAGGAACTGACATCAAACTCATTCCCACAGAAGACCACAGTGTTCAGGAGGGTGAGGAATATTTTATTAGATGGATTCCACCTCTGTGGTAGAAGGTATTCCTTTCTAGCATTTTCATCTAATCAGCTTAGGGACCGATCTGCATGGTTTTTTGCAGAGGATAGCAACACATCTGTGATGGCCATCAGGAATTGGATGGGGAAGTTTGCAAATAAAAATGTGGCAAAATGTGCAGCTAGAATGGGACAATGTTTTTCATCTACATATGCCACAGTGGATGTGCCACTGGATCAGTTTAATCCATTACTTCCAGATATTGAAAGAAATGGATATGTCTTTTCAGATGGCATTGGAAAAATCATTCCAGAGCTGGCAATAGAAGTTGCTGAAAAATTGCAATTAACAGAGAATCCCCCTTCTGCCTATCAAATCAGATATGCTGGCTTCAAGGGGGTTGTGGCTGTTTGGCCAGCAGATGATGATGGGGTTCGGCTATCACTAAGGCCAAGCATGAATAAGTTCGAGTCCAGCCACACGATGTTGGAGGTTGTATCATGGACGAGGTTCCAGCCAGGCTTCTTAAACCGACAAATTGTGACATTGCTTTCATCCTTGAATGTTGCCGACAGTGTCTTCGAAAGCATGCAGGATTCAATGATTTATAAGCTAAACCAGATGCTTGTAGATACTGATGTTGCATTTGATGTACTTACCAGTTCATGTGCTGAGCAAGGGAATACAGCAGCAATAATGCTGAGTGCTGGCTTTAAACCTCAAATGGAGCCTCACTTGAAAGCAATGCTTTCATGCATAAGGTCTGCGCAGCTAGGAGATCTTTTGGCAAAAGCAAGAATTTTTGTCCCAAAGGGAAGGTGGTTGATGGGTTGTCTTGATGAACTTGGGGTACTCGAGCATGGACAATGCTTCATTCAGTCCTCAATTCCTTCATTAGAAAATTGTTTCATGAAGCATGGTTCAAGATTTTccttattaaagaaaaatagacAAGTAATTGTTGGTACGGTGGCCATAGCCAAGAACCCCTGCCTCCATCCAGGAGATATTCGGATCCTTGAAGCAGTTGATGTACCTAGCTTGCACCATCTTGTTGATTGCTTGGTATTCCCACAGAAAGGAGATAGGCCTCATGCAAATGAGGCATCAGGAAGTGACCTTGATGGTGATCtttattttgttacatgggatgaaAATCTTATACCTccaagcaagaagagttggatccCAATGGACTACACCCCTGCCGAGCCCAAACTTCAGCCACGTGCGGTGACTCCTCGT GACATTATTGACTTCTTTTTGAAGAACATGGTCAATGAAAATCTTGGTGTCATTTGCAATGCTCATGTTGTTCATGCAGACCGCAGtgaatatggagcgttggatgaAAATTGCCTCCAACTGGCTGAGCTGGCAGCTACTGCTGTAGACTTCCCCAAAACAGGGAAGCTTGTAACGATGCCATCAGGCCTCAAACCCAAAGTATATCCTGACTTCATGGGCAAGGATGACCATATGTCCTACAAGTCCCAGAAGGTCTTGGGAAGACTTTATCGGAATATTAAATATGCCGCTGACAATGATGTGTCAACTGAACTGCCCTGCACTGCTGAGGAATTACCATATGATACAGATCTTGATATACCTGGGGCCTCATATTACCTTGCTGATGCATGGCAAAATAAGTGCTCATATGATGGGCAGCTAAATGCGTTGTTGGCGCAGTACAGAGTTAGATCAGAAGGGGAGGTTGTAACCGGCCATATTTGGTCCCTGCCAAAATACAATAGCAGGAAGCAGGGGGAGCTGAAGGAGCGACTAAAAAATGCATACTCTGCTCTCCACAAGGAATTTAGGCGCATATTCGAGGATATGGGGCCTGATTTTCAACAACTCACAGATGATGAGAAGAGTGTATCATATGAACAAAGGGCTTCGGCATGGTACCAAGTGACTTACCACCCCCGGTGGATTAAGAGGTCAGGTGAAATCAAGGAGCCAGATGGGGATGTAGTGCCTGCGCGGCTCAGCTTTGCATGGGTAGCAGCTGATTACCTGGTTCGAATCAAGATAAGTTCACAAGATAGGCAAAAGTTTGACAATAGCAGGCCAATTGATACACTTGCATGCTATCTTTCGGAGAGGATATGA
- the LOC105045402 gene encoding F-box/kelch-repeat protein SKIP30: MGSLPSTPPPPLSPENPAAVDRIYAHFCPRDPAAGLSNWLESHDPSDDTWRRTGPIPGIPENHVLKGSAMVSIGSSLYIIGGRLCRKGPYISGADDSIEVDVAVRPDVLRHDTVTGEWSACAPLLVPRFDFACMACDGKIYVAGGQCVLSSARGTSAAEVYDPTDDTWDPLPPMNTLRYKCVGVTWQGRFHVVGGFAERESLAGDRWPSPVDRSSAEVFDARRGEWDLVPGMWQLDVPPNQIVAVEGRLFSSGDCLNTWKGHIEAYDGKLNIWNIVERSHLHDPSSLVVGGDMGGGPAVQRLYLTMAPIGTQLYFLAGYRMPGDEFRSVSVVHTFDTASGTGEAWRSSEPMEVDEMKELCSHCCVVQLS; this comes from the coding sequence ATGGGCTCCTTGCCTTCCACTCCTCCGCCACCACTCTCGCCGGAAAACCCGGCCGCCGTCGACAGGATCTACGCCCACTTCTGCCCCCGAGACCCCGCCGCCGGCCTTTCCAACTGGCTCGAGTCCCACGACCCGTCCGACGACACGTGGCGACGCACCGGGCCAATTCCTGGCATCCCCGAGAACCACGTCCTCAAGGGCTCCGCCATGGTCTCCATCGGCAGCTCCCTTTACATCATCGGCGGCCGGCTTTGCCGCAAAGGACCCTATATCTCCGGCGCCGATGATTCGATCGAGGTGGACGTCGCCGTCCGGCCGGACGTCCTCCGCCACGACACCGTCACCGGGGAGTGGTCCGCATGCGCGCCGCTCCTCGTCCCCCGTTTCGACTTCGCGTGCATGGCATGCGACGGGAAAATCTACGTAGCCGGGGGTCAGTGCGTGCTGTCCAGCGCCCGTGGGACGTCGGCGGCCGAGGTTTACGACCCCACGGACGACACGTGGGACCCGCTCCCACCCATGAACACTTTGCGGTACAAATGCGTAGGGGTCACGTGGCAGGGGAGGTTCCACGTCGTCGGCGGTTTCGCGGAACGTGAGAGCTTGGCCGGAGACAGGTGGCCGTCGCCGGTGGACCGGAGCTCGGCGGAGGTGTTCGATGCCCGGCGGGGTGAGTGGGACCTCGTGCCGGGGATGTGGCAGCTGGACGTGCCGCCCAACCAGATCGTGGCGGTGGAGGGGCGGCTCTTCAGCTCCGGCGACTGCCTCAACACGTGGAAGGGACACATCGAGGCCTACGACGGGAAGCTCAACATCTGGAACATCGTCGAGCGGTCGCACCTCCACGACCCGTCGTCGCTCGTCGTCGGAGGCGACATGGGTGGCGGGCCGGCGGTGCAGAGGCTGTACCTCACCATGGCTCCAATTGGGACGCAGCTGTACTTCCTCGCCGGGTATCGGATGCCAGGGGACGAGTTCAGGTCGGTGTCGGTGGTGCACACGTTCGACACGGCGTCGGGGACCGGGGAGGCGTGGCGGAGCTCGGAGCCGATGGAGGTTGATGAGATGAAGGAGTTGTGCAGTCACTGCTGTGTGGTGCAGCTCTCTTGA